The following proteins are encoded in a genomic region of Prionailurus viverrinus isolate Anna chromosome E3, UM_Priviv_1.0, whole genome shotgun sequence:
- the LOC125154787 gene encoding serine protease 29-like: MLWLLLLTPFFSGTCVMGSPASLPENELVGIVGGHSAPQGKWPWQVSLKVYDYNWASWVHICGGSLIHPQWVLTAAHCIDRKDADPAAYRIHAGDVYLYGGRTLLNVTRVIVHPDYIYAHLGADVALLQLSHSVKCTANVRPVKLPAALLEVTPEDECWVTGWGTVMVHQSLPPPYHLQEVAVSLVENAVCDQQYHNATRYRLAGRRIIQDDMLCAGTEGRDSCQGDSGGPLVCKTTGAWHLVGVVSWGESCAVRNRPGVYARVQTYVPWITQQIGRGL; this comes from the exons ATGCTGTGGCTGTTGCTTCTGACCCCCTTCTTCTCGGGGACCTGCGTCATGGGGAGCCCAG cctccctccctgaaAACGAGCTGGTGGGCATCGTTGGGGGCCACAGTGCCCCCCAGGGGAAGTGGCCTTGGCAGGTCAGCCTGAAAGTCTACGATTATAACTGGGCCTCGTGGGTGCACATCTGCGGGGGCTCCCTCATCCACCCCCAGTGGGTGCTGACCGCCGCCCACTGCATCGACCG GAAGGACGCCGACCCGGCAGCCTACCGCATCCATGCCGGGGACGTGTACCTCTACGGGGGGAGGACGCTGCTGAATGTGACCCGCGTCATCGTCCACCCCGACTACATCTATGCCCATCTGGGTGCGGACGTGGCCCTGCTCCAGCTGTCACACTCTGTGAAATGCACGGCTAACGTCAGGCCTGTCAAGCTCCCGGCGGCCCTGCTTGAAGTCACCCCAGAGGACGAGTGCTGGGTGACCGGCTGGGGCACCGTCATGGTGCACC AGTCGCTGCCTCCACCCTACCATCTGCAGGAGGTGGCGGTGAGCCTGGTGGAGAACGCCGTCTGTGACCAGCAGTACCACAACGCCACCAGGTACCGCTTGGCGGGCAGGAGGATCATCCAGGACGACATGCTGTGTGCGGGGACTGAGGGCCGGGACTCCTGCCAG gGCGACTCCGGAGGCCCTCTGGTCTGCAAGACGACGGGTGCTTGGCACTTGGTGGGAGTGGTCAGCTGGGGCGAGAGCTGTGCCGTGAGAAACCGTCCCGGGGTCTACGCTCGCGTCCAGACGTACGTGCCCTGGATCACGCAGCAAATCGGGAGGGGCCTCTGA